The Pleurodeles waltl isolate 20211129_DDA chromosome 6, aPleWal1.hap1.20221129, whole genome shotgun sequence genome has a segment encoding these proteins:
- the LOC138301564 gene encoding uncharacterized protein yields MKNVPATFQWLVNGVLAGKDAFCSSYIDDIAVYISSGEEHLLHLKEVLLVLQHAYLTIKASKCQIGQGSVVYLGHLVGGDKVQPLQAKIETIKAWQPPRTQREVKAFLGLTVYYRRFVKGYGTIVAPLTELRSIKQPRLVNLAEACQKAFDSLKEAMCVAPVLKAPDYSREFIVQTDSLELVT; encoded by the coding sequence atgaaaaatgtccccgctaccttccaatggttggttaacggggtcctagctggcaaggatgccttctgctccTCCTACATAGATGACATCGCCGTCTATATTTCCAgcggggaggaacacctgctccacctcaaggaggtgcttctggTCCTGCAACATGCatacctgaccatcaaggctagtaagtgccagattgggcaaggttctgtggtgtacttgggacacctagtaggtggtgacaaGGTGCAGCCCctgcaggccaagattgaaacaatcaaggcctggcaaccacctagaacccagagagaggtgaaagccttcttaggtctcaccgtaTACTACCgaaggtttgttaagggttatggcaccatagtggctccCTTAACAGAACTCAGATCCataaagcaacctaggttggtgaatttggcagaggcttgtcagaaagcctttgattccctaaaggaagccatgtgcgtggcacccgtgctcaaggcacctgactattccagagaattcattgtgcagacagactctTTAGAGCTTGTCACAtag